A genomic stretch from Embleya scabrispora includes:
- a CDS encoding type I polyketide synthase: MPESSRPSQPPIAVVGLSTLLPGSSDAGGFWRDVVHARDLIRDVPDTHWLVSDHYSSDPTAPDKTYGKRGAFMSPVAFDPLAFGTPPSTIDATDTAQLLSLVAAERVLRDACGDDGPSETMRERTGIILGASPTELAFRMSFRSQRPTWRRVMLARGVPEAKADELCEAIAASYPVWKESSFPGMLTNVIAGRVARHFDLHGSNYTTDAACASSLSAMSAAIDELTLGRADMMITGGVDPLCDAFGFTCFSKTPALSPSGECRPFSVDADGTLLGEAVAMVMLKRLADAERDGDRIYAVIRGVGTSSDGRGSSIYAPAVAGQVRALRRAYASAGYSPATVELIEAHGTGTKAGDTAEVTALQEVFGSGDPADIARCALGSVKSQIGHTRTAAGAVGLAKAALALHHRILPPTIKADRTDPALEMEKGPFYLSTRTRPWIRGDDHPRRASVSSFGFGGTNFHVTLEEHRTAETAPAGERYTRSAPSELLLLSAESGPALVAALDALAADTAPPADLARRTQLAFDAAATHRLCLVVRDEEDLRAQAADARRRIAADARAAFHTPGGARYACGPASTDKIALLFPGQGSQYPEMGMDVVMHQPLALAAWDRLAGFEIDGHPLHRLVFPPPAVDQAGERAQAERLKATECAQPALAAHALAMREILGAVGFEPDCVAGHSFGELSALHAAGVYDDDTLMALARARGELLRDAGKVSGAMLAVTASAKEADDLVRGIRRAWVANYNSPTQHVVSGAESAIAKVEKRASEQGLETRRLAVSCAFHSPLIQSATTGWRPTLERYEFATPRMAVYGNADARPYPDKASAIRTVLHDHVTSSVRFADMILAMHDDGVRTFVEAGPGTVLTGLVGRILADRPHLALSADQNRGSGLAALHRVLGALAVAGRPLDFAPLWASFTSSTPSPSLTRTGMTIPISGPNPEVGHRESTPAVPVAQQSGTGFQPAVAPTSPAPPVAAARPMPPAPSAVTQAAPPARVQAAPPVAPAPVAAPTAASAPVAAAAPAQYAAPAPAYVPAPVPVQTAPAVPVRYDPPAAEPTAHDVTSSGSTWSPVTASGAWLHAFLEVQRQAGDAHSAYQSTTSASHASYLDLAKTSLDALMAWRPGAEPRAAAAPMPAPVEMPAPVAPGPRALEARPPALEISPAPPTPTAYQAPAPVTQAPPPAPAAPVAAAPVAPVVHQSVVQAPPAMAQIPAPTQAPALAAAPAPAPAAAPVPTPAAAPAPAPVQESGADVALAIVAELTGYPVEMLTPEMDLEVDLGVDSIKRVQILTRLRDHFPGEADVDPADLARLRTIAEIAEKITSLRTPGGAGAQAPARTQALVPAPAQAAAPAPVQESGADVALAIVAELTGYPVEMLTPEMDLEVDLGVDSIKRVQILTRLRDHFPGEADVDPADLARLRTIAEIAEKITSLRTPDAGPAQPQAPVVAPAAPAARTQEQIPAQSKHEAPQFTVLRTGTALVPVEAAAGSALKGLREQPLLITDDGTGVAECLAETLRREGIKASVTDRVTEDSTAVISLAGLRGIDPEQDPDAPTREVFTTLRTIASAMDRRGGVLVVVQDTGGAFGTSGVRGREGCAGIAALARTAANEWAHASIKTIDIDRAGRAPQDIAQAIAAELLHGDDVTDVALAADGSRALLRGSTEPTAAPRPLDLGPDPVVVVTGGARGITASCLFALARAHRPKFLLLGRTRPVDEDDELRGAADETAIRQILGSRRDEHTGATPTLAELAVASGRVLASREIRGTLDELAVAGAETRYVTADATDRERVAEALAEVRRDWGPITGIIHAAGVIADSNISAKTEAQFTTVYDTKVRGFRTLLDLTADDPVRLVCAFSSVSARLGTAGQCDYAAANQAMEQITATEAVHRPGTTVKAVAWGPWAAGMVSPAHAEHFRRLGVPLLEEAAGVKAFMTELEQPAPACVSIAAGTAAPAGDPADQPDVTEIVVGADTHPYLIDHSIAGRPVVPVALVLEWFAAAARNALPDNGSVLVRDLRVLRTIALDRFGTEQTRLRVHVRPDGTHPDTTLRLELKSPDGALHYSALAGPGEAAKLTAPAAEPVDENFEVHPGSAVYDGAMLFHGPSFHAIDSITGLNSTGATCDLIGARQRGWAQDTWQTDPLVMDGALQAACLWVLSSASVQSLPMGIREVRVVSTGAVTAPVKCTVRSVKQGTDDAVCDIWLTTEQGGTEQVLAVLGGVEMIYRPDLSTATRPALISTDA, translated from the coding sequence GTGCCCGAGAGTTCCCGTCCCTCCCAACCACCCATCGCCGTCGTCGGCCTGAGCACCCTGCTGCCCGGCTCCTCGGACGCCGGCGGGTTCTGGCGCGACGTGGTCCACGCCCGTGACCTCATCCGAGACGTGCCGGACACCCACTGGCTCGTGAGCGATCACTATTCGAGCGACCCCACCGCCCCCGACAAGACCTACGGCAAGCGTGGGGCGTTCATGTCGCCGGTGGCGTTCGATCCCTTGGCCTTCGGCACCCCACCGTCCACGATCGACGCCACCGACACCGCACAACTGCTGAGCCTGGTCGCGGCCGAGCGGGTCCTGCGCGACGCCTGCGGCGACGACGGCCCCTCCGAGACGATGCGAGAACGCACCGGCATCATCCTGGGAGCCAGCCCCACCGAGCTGGCCTTTCGCATGTCGTTTCGATCCCAGCGGCCGACCTGGCGCCGGGTCATGCTCGCGCGCGGCGTGCCGGAGGCCAAGGCCGACGAGCTGTGCGAGGCCATCGCCGCCTCCTACCCGGTGTGGAAGGAGAGCTCCTTCCCCGGCATGCTCACCAACGTCATCGCCGGCCGTGTCGCGCGCCACTTCGACCTGCACGGCAGCAACTACACCACCGACGCGGCCTGCGCCAGCTCGCTGTCCGCGATGAGCGCCGCCATCGACGAACTCACCCTCGGCCGCGCCGACATGATGATCACCGGCGGCGTGGACCCGCTGTGCGACGCCTTCGGGTTCACCTGCTTCAGCAAGACCCCGGCGCTGTCCCCGTCGGGCGAGTGCCGACCCTTCTCCGTCGACGCCGACGGCACGCTCCTGGGCGAGGCCGTGGCCATGGTCATGCTCAAGCGCCTGGCCGACGCCGAACGCGACGGCGACCGGATCTACGCGGTGATCCGCGGCGTGGGCACCTCCTCCGACGGACGCGGATCCTCGATCTACGCCCCCGCCGTCGCCGGGCAGGTCCGCGCGCTGCGCCGGGCCTACGCCAGCGCGGGCTACAGCCCCGCGACGGTGGAGCTGATCGAGGCCCACGGCACCGGCACCAAGGCCGGCGACACCGCCGAGGTCACGGCCCTCCAGGAGGTGTTCGGCTCGGGCGACCCGGCCGACATCGCGCGCTGCGCGCTCGGATCGGTCAAGTCGCAGATCGGCCACACCCGCACCGCCGCCGGCGCCGTCGGACTGGCCAAGGCCGCCCTGGCCCTGCACCACCGGATCCTGCCGCCCACGATCAAGGCCGACCGCACCGATCCCGCCCTGGAGATGGAGAAGGGCCCCTTCTACCTGAGCACCCGGACCCGGCCCTGGATCCGCGGCGACGACCACCCGCGTCGGGCCTCGGTCTCCAGCTTCGGGTTCGGCGGAACCAACTTCCACGTCACCCTCGAAGAGCACCGCACGGCGGAAACCGCCCCGGCGGGCGAGCGGTACACCCGCAGTGCGCCCAGCGAACTGCTGCTGCTGAGCGCCGAGTCCGGTCCCGCGCTGGTCGCGGCGCTGGACGCGCTGGCCGCCGACACCGCGCCGCCGGCCGACCTGGCGCGCCGTACCCAACTCGCCTTCGACGCCGCGGCAACCCATCGGCTGTGCCTGGTCGTTCGCGACGAGGAAGACCTCCGGGCCCAGGCGGCGGACGCGCGGCGCCGGATCGCGGCCGACGCCCGGGCGGCCTTCCACACGCCCGGCGGTGCGCGCTACGCGTGCGGCCCCGCCTCGACCGACAAGATCGCGTTGTTGTTCCCGGGGCAGGGCAGTCAGTACCCCGAGATGGGCATGGACGTCGTGATGCACCAGCCGCTCGCGCTCGCCGCGTGGGACCGGCTGGCCGGCTTCGAGATCGACGGACACCCGCTGCACCGCCTCGTCTTCCCGCCGCCGGCCGTGGACCAGGCGGGCGAACGCGCGCAGGCCGAACGGCTCAAGGCCACCGAGTGCGCGCAACCGGCGCTCGCCGCCCACGCGTTGGCGATGCGGGAGATCCTGGGCGCGGTCGGCTTCGAACCCGACTGCGTGGCGGGACACAGTTTCGGCGAACTCTCCGCACTGCACGCGGCCGGCGTCTACGACGACGACACCCTGATGGCCCTGGCCCGGGCCCGCGGCGAACTCCTGCGCGACGCGGGCAAGGTCTCGGGCGCGATGCTCGCCGTCACCGCCTCCGCGAAGGAGGCCGACGACCTGGTCCGCGGCATTCGCCGAGCCTGGGTCGCGAACTACAACTCCCCGACGCAGCACGTCGTCTCGGGCGCGGAATCGGCGATCGCCAAGGTGGAGAAGCGCGCCTCGGAGCAGGGACTCGAGACCCGACGGCTCGCCGTCTCCTGCGCCTTCCACAGCCCGCTGATCCAGTCCGCGACCACCGGGTGGCGGCCCACCCTGGAGCGGTACGAGTTCGCGACGCCGCGCATGGCCGTCTACGGCAACGCCGACGCCCGACCGTATCCCGACAAGGCGTCCGCGATCCGCACCGTGCTGCACGATCACGTGACCTCCTCCGTGCGGTTCGCCGACATGATCCTGGCCATGCACGACGACGGCGTCCGCACGTTCGTCGAAGCCGGCCCGGGCACCGTACTCACCGGCCTGGTCGGCAGGATCCTCGCGGACCGACCCCACCTCGCGCTGAGCGCGGACCAGAACCGGGGATCCGGACTCGCCGCACTGCACCGCGTCCTGGGCGCGCTGGCCGTCGCCGGTCGCCCCCTGGACTTCGCCCCGCTGTGGGCCTCGTTCACCTCGAGCACTCCTTCGCCATCGCTGACAAGGACGGGTATGACCATCCCCATCTCCGGTCCCAACCCCGAAGTGGGCCACCGCGAGAGCACCCCCGCCGTGCCCGTGGCCCAACAGTCGGGCACCGGGTTCCAGCCGGCCGTCGCGCCGACGAGCCCGGCGCCGCCGGTCGCCGCCGCGCGGCCGATGCCGCCGGCGCCGTCGGCCGTCACCCAGGCGGCACCGCCGGCTCGGGTGCAGGCGGCGCCGCCGGTCGCGCCGGCGCCGGTCGCCGCTCCGACCGCGGCCTCGGCTCCGGTTGCCGCCGCGGCCCCCGCGCAGTACGCGGCGCCGGCGCCCGCCTACGTGCCGGCGCCCGTTCCGGTACAGACGGCCCCCGCCGTGCCGGTGCGCTACGACCCGCCGGCCGCGGAGCCGACGGCGCACGACGTCACCTCGTCCGGTTCCACCTGGTCACCGGTGACCGCCTCCGGCGCCTGGCTGCACGCGTTCCTGGAGGTCCAGCGCCAGGCGGGCGACGCGCACAGCGCCTACCAGAGCACGACTTCGGCCAGTCACGCCTCCTACCTGGACCTGGCCAAGACCTCGCTGGACGCGCTGATGGCCTGGCGGCCCGGAGCCGAGCCGCGAGCCGCGGCCGCGCCGATGCCCGCCCCGGTCGAGATGCCGGCGCCCGTCGCACCCGGCCCGCGCGCGCTGGAGGCCCGACCCCCGGCCCTGGAGATCAGCCCCGCGCCGCCGACGCCGACGGCGTACCAGGCGCCGGCCCCGGTCACCCAGGCCCCGCCGCCCGCTCCGGCGGCGCCGGTTGCCGCGGCTCCGGTCGCGCCCGTCGTGCACCAGAGTGTGGTCCAGGCACCGCCCGCGATGGCGCAGATCCCCGCCCCGACCCAGGCACCGGCCCTCGCGGCCGCGCCCGCCCCGGCTCCGGCCGCCGCTCCCGTCCCCACCCCGGCCGCCGCGCCGGCGCCGGCTCCGGTTCAGGAGAGCGGTGCGGACGTGGCGTTGGCGATCGTGGCCGAATTGACGGGCTATCCGGTCGAGATGCTCACGCCCGAGATGGATCTGGAGGTGGACCTGGGTGTCGACTCGATCAAGCGGGTGCAGATCCTGACCCGGTTGCGGGACCACTTCCCGGGTGAGGCCGACGTGGACCCGGCCGACCTGGCCCGGCTGCGCACCATCGCCGAGATCGCCGAGAAGATCACCTCGCTGCGCACCCCCGGCGGTGCCGGCGCGCAGGCTCCGGCCCGGACGCAGGCCCTGGTTCCGGCTCCCGCTCAGGCTGCCGCGCCGGCTCCGGTTCAGGAGAGCGGTGCGGACGTGGCGTTGGCGATCGTGGCCGAATTGACCGGTTACCCGGTCGAGATGCTCACGCCCGAGATGGATCTGGAGGTGGACCTGGGTGTCGACTCGATCAAGCGGGTGCAGATCCTGACCCGGTTGCGGGACCACTTCCCGGGTGAGGCCGACGTGGACCCGGCCGACCTGGCCCGGCTGCGCACCATCGCCGAGATCGCCGAGAAGATCACCTCGCTGCGCACCCCCGACGCCGGCCCCGCGCAGCCCCAGGCGCCCGTCGTCGCCCCCGCCGCGCCTGCCGCCCGTACGCAGGAGCAGATTCCCGCGCAGAGCAAGCACGAGGCGCCGCAGTTCACCGTCCTGCGCACCGGCACCGCCCTCGTACCCGTCGAGGCCGCGGCCGGCAGCGCGCTCAAAGGACTGCGCGAACAACCGCTGCTGATCACCGACGACGGCACCGGCGTCGCCGAATGCCTGGCGGAGACCCTGCGCCGCGAAGGCATCAAAGCCTCCGTCACGGACCGCGTGACCGAGGACTCCACCGCCGTGATCTCCCTCGCCGGCCTGCGCGGGATCGACCCCGAGCAGGACCCCGACGCACCCACCCGCGAGGTCTTCACGACCCTGCGCACCATCGCCTCGGCGATGGACCGCCGCGGCGGCGTACTGGTCGTCGTCCAGGACACCGGCGGCGCGTTCGGCACCTCCGGCGTCCGCGGTCGCGAGGGCTGCGCGGGAATCGCCGCGCTCGCCCGCACCGCCGCGAACGAATGGGCCCACGCCTCGATCAAGACGATCGACATCGACCGGGCCGGACGCGCCCCGCAGGACATCGCCCAGGCCATCGCCGCCGAACTCCTGCACGGCGACGACGTCACCGACGTCGCACTGGCCGCCGACGGTTCGCGGGCGCTGCTGCGCGGCAGCACCGAGCCGACGGCCGCACCCCGCCCGCTCGACCTCGGGCCGGACCCCGTGGTCGTGGTCACCGGCGGGGCCCGCGGGATCACCGCGTCGTGCCTGTTCGCCCTCGCCCGCGCACACCGGCCGAAGTTCCTGCTCCTGGGCCGCACCCGTCCCGTCGACGAGGACGACGAACTGCGCGGCGCCGCGGACGAGACCGCCATCCGCCAGATCCTGGGCAGCCGCCGCGACGAGCACACCGGCGCGACCCCGACCCTGGCCGAACTCGCCGTCGCCTCCGGCCGCGTGCTCGCCTCCCGCGAGATCCGCGGCACCCTGGACGAGTTGGCCGTCGCCGGCGCGGAGACCCGATACGTCACCGCCGACGCCACCGACCGCGAGCGCGTCGCCGAGGCACTGGCCGAGGTACGCCGCGACTGGGGCCCGATCACCGGGATCATCCACGCCGCCGGCGTGATCGCCGACAGCAACATCTCGGCCAAGACCGAGGCCCAGTTCACCACCGTCTACGACACGAAGGTGCGCGGATTCCGCACCCTCCTCGACCTGACCGCCGACGACCCGGTGCGCCTGGTGTGCGCCTTCTCCTCGGTCAGCGCACGACTGGGGACCGCCGGACAGTGCGACTACGCGGCGGCCAACCAGGCCATGGAGCAGATCACCGCCACCGAGGCGGTGCACCGCCCGGGGACCACGGTCAAGGCCGTGGCCTGGGGCCCGTGGGCGGCCGGCATGGTGTCCCCGGCACACGCCGAGCACTTCCGCCGGCTCGGCGTCCCGCTCCTCGAAGAAGCCGCCGGCGTCAAGGCGTTCATGACCGAACTCGAACAGCCCGCCCCGGCCTGCGTGTCGATCGCCGCCGGCACGGCCGCCCCCGCCGGTGACCCGGCCGACCAGCCCGACGTCACCGAGATCGTCGTCGGCGCCGACACCCACCCCTACCTGATCGACCACAGCATCGCGGGACGCCCCGTGGTGCCCGTGGCACTGGTCCTCGAATGGTTCGCCGCCGCCGCGCGCAACGCGCTGCCGGACAACGGTTCCGTCCTGGTCCGCGACCTGCGCGTGCTGCGCACCATCGCACTGGACCGGTTCGGGACCGAGCAGACCCGACTGCGGGTGCACGTGCGTCCCGACGGCACACACCCCGACACCACGCTGCGCCTGGAACTCAAGAGCCCCGACGGCGCGCTGCACTACTCGGCCCTCGCCGGTCCGGGCGAGGCCGCGAAGCTGACCGCCCCGGCGGCGGAGCCCGTCGACGAGAACTTCGAGGTACACCCCGGCAGCGCCGTCTACGACGGAGCGATGCTCTTCCACGGCCCGAGCTTCCACGCCATCGACTCGATCACCGGACTGAACTCCACCGGGGCGACCTGCGACCTGATCGGCGCGCGGCAACGCGGCTGGGCACAGGACACCTGGCAGACCGACCCGCTCGTGATGGACGGCGCACTCCAGGCGGCCTGCCTGTGGGTCCTGTCCTCGGCCAGCGTGCAGTCGTTGCCGATGGGCATCCGTGAGGTGCGCGTGGTGTCCACCGGTGCCGTGACGGCGCCGGTGAAGTGCACCGTGCGCAGCGTCAAGCAGGGCACCGACGACGCGGTCTGCGACATCTGGCTCACCACCGAACAAGGCGGCACGGAACAGGTCCTGGCCGTGCTCGGCGGCGTGGAGATGATCTACCGTCCGGACCTGTCCACCGCGACCCGGCCCGCGCTGATCTCGACGGACGCGTGA
- a CDS encoding PfaD family polyunsaturated fatty acid/polyketide biosynthesis protein, translating to MTIGLQASPRRDVSDPTADGLLAVLRQPRSMATIVRRLSDSVTGAVLGDAPVDGCEVVGTLSPLYPEWLGDRSFTTDHGVRFPYVAGEMAQGIAGVAMVEAMARADLLGIFGAAGLPIDAVRRAIEELRHKLPEHAPWGVNIIHNPHSPVWEDEVAALAIRHGVRCVSVSAFSKVTRALAHCCAAGLQVRPDGRIVRPRMMMAKVSRPEVAEQFLAPAPPELLHELLTRGLLTADEVALAARVPMVDDLTVESDSGGHTDGRPLSTALPQILALRDTVAHRHGIAPRTRIGAAGGLGTPHAVAAAFAMGAAYVVTGSVNQLSLEADTSDRARTMLQAADTMDVAMAPSADMFEMGSKVQVLSRGTMFAARASRLFQLYRDHESLEDIPPALIARLEREMFRQPVAQVWAQTEEFWRAREPAQADRAAVDGKHRMALVFRWYLGMSSTWATTGVADRSVDYQIWCGPAVGAFNDWRKDGFLADPANLSVVQIARNLMEGATVLTRAQQLRSHGVDLPAQAFTVHAHELL from the coding sequence ATGACCATCGGACTGCAGGCATCACCCCGTCGTGACGTGTCGGATCCCACCGCCGACGGTCTCCTGGCCGTGCTTCGCCAACCGCGGAGCATGGCCACGATCGTTCGGCGCCTGTCCGACTCCGTGACCGGCGCCGTCCTGGGTGACGCGCCCGTCGACGGCTGCGAAGTCGTCGGCACACTCTCTCCGCTGTATCCCGAATGGCTCGGGGATCGTTCGTTCACCACCGACCACGGCGTGCGATTCCCCTACGTGGCCGGTGAGATGGCGCAGGGGATCGCGGGCGTCGCCATGGTCGAGGCGATGGCGCGCGCCGATCTGCTGGGCATCTTCGGAGCGGCCGGACTGCCGATCGACGCGGTTCGCCGGGCGATCGAGGAATTGCGCCACAAGCTGCCCGAACACGCCCCGTGGGGGGTGAACATCATCCACAACCCGCACTCGCCCGTGTGGGAGGACGAGGTCGCCGCCCTCGCCATCCGACACGGTGTGCGGTGCGTGTCGGTGTCGGCCTTCAGCAAGGTCACCCGCGCCCTCGCACACTGTTGCGCGGCGGGCCTCCAGGTGCGCCCCGACGGCCGGATCGTCCGTCCCCGGATGATGATGGCCAAGGTCTCGCGGCCCGAGGTCGCCGAACAGTTCCTCGCACCGGCACCCCCCGAGCTGCTGCACGAACTGCTGACGCGGGGCCTGTTGACCGCCGACGAGGTGGCCCTCGCGGCCCGCGTGCCGATGGTCGACGACCTGACCGTGGAGTCCGACAGCGGCGGGCACACCGACGGCAGGCCGCTGTCCACCGCGCTCCCGCAGATCCTGGCCCTGCGCGACACCGTTGCCCACCGGCACGGCATCGCGCCGCGCACCAGGATCGGCGCGGCCGGCGGCCTGGGCACCCCGCACGCCGTCGCCGCCGCGTTCGCGATGGGCGCCGCGTACGTGGTGACCGGATCGGTCAACCAGCTCAGCCTGGAGGCCGACACCTCCGACCGGGCCCGCACGATGCTCCAGGCCGCGGACACGATGGACGTGGCCATGGCGCCGTCCGCGGACATGTTCGAGATGGGCTCGAAGGTACAGGTCCTCAGCCGCGGCACGATGTTCGCCGCCCGGGCCTCCCGGCTCTTCCAGCTGTACCGCGACCACGAGTCGCTGGAGGACATCCCCCCGGCCCTGATCGCCCGACTCGAACGGGAGATGTTCCGTCAGCCGGTGGCGCAGGTGTGGGCCCAGACCGAGGAGTTCTGGCGCGCCAGGGAGCCCGCGCAGGCCGACCGCGCGGCCGTGGACGGCAAACACCGCATGGCGCTGGTGTTCCGCTGGTACCTGGGCATGTCCAGCACCTGGGCGACCACCGGGGTCGCCGACCGCAGTGTGGACTACCAGATCTGGTGCGGCCCCGCGGTGGGCGCCTTCAACGACTGGCGCAAGGACGGATTCCTCGCCGATCCCGCGAACCTGTCCGTCGTGCAGATCGCCCGCAACCTCATGGAAGGCGCCACGGTGCTGACCCGCGCGCAACAACTGCGCAGCCACGGTGTCGACCTGCCCGCCCAGGCGTTCACGGTCCACGCCCATGAACTCCTCTGA
- a CDS encoding SDR family oxidoreductase: protein MTGGTGFLGLRLVRELVNRNCSVTLLSRRGGASAIDRISHALGRLGETPEFIQKFRRRADELDIEIERPLFGLPDDRVEKLVRRTDMFLHSAGNIDLNTGARAIRPVNVNGTQNFLDIASRSPHGAPFCHVSTAFVAGARRSGTVAEADLIDTYGFENEYERSKCDAESLVGRWARESGMPALIMRPSILLTDRPPTPGLPAHPLQTISGLLRASTIERGIAGLSIPRGLRPVIHMQGQADARLNCLPVEDAARAIVSIAAEHRSTKAETYHIVHPDDVSATTLIELFEKFAPIRIVLRPELPERLSPAEQRFHSYAGFAAYFRHTRVFDDRNARRVLGAPCSRTTVDMAYLLAGTHGIL, encoded by the coding sequence TTGACCGGAGGCACCGGTTTCCTGGGTCTGCGGCTCGTTCGTGAACTCGTGAATCGGAATTGTTCCGTCACCCTGCTCTCACGCCGCGGCGGCGCGAGCGCCATCGACCGAATCTCGCACGCCCTGGGCCGATTGGGCGAGACACCGGAATTCATTCAGAAATTTCGGCGCCGTGCCGACGAACTGGACATCGAAATCGAGCGTCCTCTGTTCGGCCTCCCCGACGACCGGGTGGAAAAACTCGTCCGGCGTACCGACATGTTCCTGCACAGTGCCGGAAACATCGATCTCAACACCGGCGCCCGGGCGATTCGACCGGTGAATGTAAACGGAACGCAAAACTTCCTCGACATCGCCTCCAGGAGCCCGCACGGCGCGCCGTTCTGCCATGTCAGCACCGCGTTCGTGGCGGGCGCCCGACGCTCGGGCACCGTCGCCGAAGCCGACCTGATCGACACCTACGGATTCGAGAACGAATACGAGCGGTCCAAGTGCGACGCCGAATCCCTGGTCGGCCGATGGGCCCGGGAAAGCGGAATGCCGGCACTGATCATGCGCCCCAGCATTCTCCTCACGGACCGGCCCCCCACGCCGGGCCTCCCGGCACACCCCTTGCAGACCATCAGCGGACTGCTGCGTGCGTCGACGATCGAAAGAGGCATCGCCGGACTCTCCATTCCACGGGGCCTGCGGCCGGTCATCCACATGCAGGGGCAGGCCGACGCGCGGCTGAACTGCCTCCCCGTCGAGGACGCCGCGAGGGCCATCGTGAGCATCGCGGCGGAACACCGGTCCACGAAGGCGGAGACATACCACATCGTCCACCCGGACGACGTCTCCGCCACGACGCTCATCGAGCTCTTCGAAAAATTCGCCCCGATCCGCATCGTCCTGCGACCCGAGCTGCCCGAAAGGCTCTCCCCGGCCGAGCAGCGCTTTCACAGCTACGCCGGGTTCGCCGCGTACTTTCGGCACACGCGGGTCTTCGACGACCGCAACGCACGCCGCGTCCTGGGTGCGCCCTGTTCCCGGACGACCGTCGACATGGCCTATCTCCTGGCCGGTACGCACGGGATTCTCTGA